The following coding sequences lie in one Niabella agricola genomic window:
- a CDS encoding Na+/H+ antiporter — protein sequence MTNYTIILILLGLMVLLNVVADRIKIASPIVLIIAGIAVGFIPDMPVPEIDPEIIFLLFLPPLLYDAAFNIHFKDFRENLGTISALAIGLVFLTTAGVAVLSYYLIPGMTWPLSFVLGAILAATDAVAAISITRNLGLPKHTVTILEGESLINDASALVAYRFAVAAVMGTSFVWWKASLTFVLLMAGGFLVGMILGKLLAVILRYVRKNTMAVLAFTLLAPFTTYLVAEELEVSGVIAVVILGFGVSMLSERQFSPALRHQSKTIWEVIVYLLNGLIFIFIGLEFPVVIRNVDSSRFLPYIGYAFLITIVTILIRMMRVFAQRRRLEKGFRDPKMQRSRRAITESALLSFQESVIISWSGMRGIVSLAIAIGLPTHLKDGSPLPMRNDIIFIATVVVIITILGQGLLLPGIVKNVTGREVGKGA from the coding sequence ATGACCAACTATACAATTATACTGATATTGCTGGGGCTGATGGTATTGCTGAATGTAGTGGCCGACCGGATAAAGATCGCGTCCCCGATCGTGCTGATCATAGCAGGTATAGCGGTGGGATTTATTCCCGATATGCCGGTTCCGGAAATTGACCCCGAGATCATTTTCCTGTTATTTCTGCCGCCACTGCTCTATGATGCTGCGTTTAATATCCATTTTAAAGATTTCCGTGAGAACCTGGGAACGATCAGTGCACTGGCAATTGGTCTCGTATTTCTGACCACAGCAGGTGTGGCCGTATTATCGTATTACCTGATACCGGGTATGACCTGGCCACTGTCGTTCGTGTTGGGTGCCATCCTTGCGGCAACGGATGCGGTGGCCGCCATCAGCATTACCCGCAACCTGGGTCTTCCAAAACATACAGTAACCATACTGGAAGGAGAAAGCCTGATCAACGATGCATCGGCACTGGTAGCGTACCGCTTTGCTGTGGCCGCGGTGATGGGTACCAGCTTTGTATGGTGGAAGGCTTCTCTCACGTTTGTACTACTAATGGCCGGAGGTTTCCTGGTGGGGATGATACTGGGCAAACTGTTGGCGGTAATTTTGCGCTATGTACGAAAAAACACAATGGCGGTGCTGGCCTTTACACTTCTGGCGCCGTTTACCACGTACCTCGTCGCGGAGGAACTGGAAGTTTCCGGGGTAATTGCTGTTGTGATCCTTGGCTTTGGTGTTTCCATGTTAAGTGAACGCCAGTTTTCCCCGGCACTCCGTCATCAGTCAAAAACAATATGGGAAGTGATCGTTTACCTGTTAAACGGGCTCATTTTTATCTTCATCGGTCTGGAATTTCCGGTGGTGATCCGCAATGTTGATTCGTCGAGGTTCCTGCCCTATATCGGTTATGCATTCCTGATCACGATCGTTACCATTCTTATACGGATGATGCGGGTGTTTGCCCAACGCCGGCGACTGGAAAAGGGCTTCCGGGATCCTAAAATGCAGCGTTCGCGACGCGCGATTACCGAGTCTGCATTGCTGAGCTTCCAGGAAAGTGTGATCATCAGCTGGTCCGGCATGCGGGGGATCGTTTCCCTTGCCATTGCCATCGGCCTGCCCACACACCTGAAAGACGGAAGTCCGCTTCCCATGCGCAATGATATCATCTTTATTGCTACTGTAGTGGTCATCATTACCATTCTTGGCCAGGGGCTGTTGCTGCCCGGGATTGTTAAGAACGTGACAGGGAGGGAGGTGGGAAAAGGGGCATAG
- a CDS encoding sugar phosphate nucleotidyltransferase, with protein MKAIIPVAGAGTKLRPQSYTQPKALIPLAGKTVLSFIIDQLKEAGIEEFIFIVGFLGDKISDYVKEHHPDIQAHYVSQQERRGIGHAVNLTRSLVDGDEVFISLGDTICEYDVPAVLSNEHSMVGIRKVDNPRDFGVAEIDAGGFIESVVEKPHIPKSNMAMVGIYKIRESELLFECLASNIRKGLLTHGEFNITDALHCMIQNGVKFEAFKVDNWFDAGNKETLLRSNATLLRKYKATADASQFENTVIVPPVSIGNGCVIRNSIIGPNVTLGEHTFLDQSIIRNSIVGAFSNLFDIVLEHSVIGSDSSIKGETRSLNIGDNTSIDLG; from the coding sequence ATGAAGGCGATCATTCCTGTAGCAGGAGCCGGAACAAAACTACGCCCACAAAGCTATACCCAACCTAAGGCGTTAATTCCTCTGGCGGGTAAAACGGTGTTAAGTTTTATTATTGATCAGCTGAAAGAGGCGGGTATAGAGGAATTTATTTTTATTGTAGGCTTCCTGGGTGACAAGATTTCCGATTATGTAAAAGAACATCATCCGGATATCCAGGCGCATTATGTAAGCCAGCAGGAACGCCGCGGTATCGGCCATGCCGTAAACCTTACCCGAAGCCTTGTTGATGGTGACGAGGTGTTTATATCGCTGGGAGATACCATCTGCGAATACGACGTACCCGCTGTTTTAAGCAACGAGCACTCGATGGTGGGCATCCGGAAGGTTGATAATCCCCGCGATTTTGGTGTGGCAGAGATCGACGCCGGCGGGTTTATCGAATCCGTGGTGGAAAAGCCGCATATCCCGAAATCCAATATGGCGATGGTGGGCATTTATAAGATCCGCGAAAGCGAATTGCTGTTCGAATGCCTGGCCTCTAATATCCGCAAAGGGCTGCTGACCCATGGCGAGTTTAATATTACGGATGCCCTGCATTGCATGATCCAAAACGGGGTAAAATTCGAAGCATTTAAGGTAGACAACTGGTTCGATGCCGGGAATAAAGAGACCCTGTTGCGGTCGAATGCCACACTTTTACGAAAATACAAAGCAACTGCAGATGCATCCCAGTTTGAAAATACGGTGATCGTTCCTCCCGTAAGCATCGGCAATGGATGTGTGATCCGGAATTCGATCATCGGTCCGAATGTTACACTGGGAGAGCATACATTCCTGGACCAGTCCATCATCCGTAACTCGATTGTAGGCGCCTTTTCCAATTTATTCGATATTGTACTGGAGCATTCCGTTATTGGCTCCGATTCCAGTATAAAAGGAGAAACACGGAGCCTGAATATCGGGGATAATACGAGTATTGATCTGGGATGA